The segment TTTCTTTTGCTTCTGGTCTTCTAAGTACTTATCATACGCAAAAGGATCAGCCACTGTCAAAGCCTGTAAAGAGGGAAAACAAAGTTACAAAGCAGAAACATCTTGGAGGCAACTCTGAAGGTAATGAACATGTCAAGAGAATCACCTTTTTGTATAGATTGTGATTCACAAAGTACCCATGCATTTGAGCTTTCAAAAGATCTGTGCCAATCAAATGAGTCATCTGCAACTTCTCCAGATCTTCCTTCGTCACGAACTTGTAATTATCGTAAATAGTTGTTTGTCCAGTTTCCTCCATCTCTTCCTGagaatagcaaaaaaaaagtgttagcAACAATGGTCACCACACTTTAACGAGGGATATATTGGGAACCCCTTTGAATCAGATAAATACCGTTAGGTTTTCAAGAGGAGAACACCATTTAGGGGCAGGACCAAGTTCAGGTATGAAGTAAGATGGGATTAGGCTAGAGTCTAAAGCCAGAAGCATTAGTCCACTTCCAGGGAACACACAAATGTCGTTTATTCCACCTCCACTCGGTTGAATGCTGGTCATACCTTCTCcctaaaagaaaatattgaagGTTACCAAAAGCTGTACTAAGCCAAGATTCCTTATATGTCAATACAACAATCCATGCGCCCAAGAAACCGAGAGAAGCTTACAGTATTCGGATCCCATATTCTAACAATCTGCTTGTCAGTAGTAATCAGCTTAGGTTGTTGAGTATTAAGAGTTCGTTGCCACTTAATACTCAAAATTGGACTCTCGTACCTGCAAGTTTGCAGGAAAGACTATGAACACCGAGGAAACAAATCCTAAAGTTATAGCATACAATATGATGGATTTTTAGTAAGTAATACTTACATGTGATCCTTCACATGTATTGGAGCTGAAGTTCGCAAGTCGTATATGAATACCTGCAGATTTAAAACACAACAATCAACAAAACATAGCTAAATAGTCAAATCGACATGATGGTTTCCAAGAATCAAACCTTTCCGGCACTACTCCCAACAGCTACTTGAAGACCTTCACTATCATCAAACTCTATAGCAGTAACCTCCTATCAGCCAATTAAAAAACACATGATCATCAGACAGATCGATGCAATTTTTCTGCCAAAATCACGACTAAACTACAAATGTCTATCTGAATATGGAGCATATGTTTAGAAGAAGTACCGAAGCAGCATCACCACCATGTGTAACCGCATTGATCCTAGCAGCAGATGATTTCATTCTCATATCGAAACATTCCACAGCACCATCCTCACCACCACAAGCAACCAGTCCATGGAGATTGCTGGAATGACAAAAAAGATACATAGTGCTCAAACGTAAGCAACAGTAATCTGAAACAGTGCAGTTAAAACAATGATGCCAATGCTTATACAAACCTTCGAGAAACAACATTCAGCGCCGGGGATTGAGTGGTGAGCGGAGAGAGAAATCTTCCCTAAGGAGAGAAAGCCATATCTCACAAATCATTAACATGGGGGAAGAACCAAAGACCAACTTAGACTTAACGAAACGTACCTGCTCCAAATTGATTCTGTATAGATCTGGTGAGGAAGCAGCGCAAAGCAGATCACAAGACCAGTTATCATATGTCATGTCTCTCCCCATCCTACAAAAGAAAAAGTGAGCTTTTAGACAAATGCCACAGTAATACCTCACAGACCAACAAAGATAACATACCTTGGAATCCGTAAAGTGTGGTGTTTCCCGTATTTGGCGTGTAGATGTATAGAACGATCAGCACATAAGAAGGCAAGCTTTGAGTAGTCATCATCCAACACCTGTAGAGAGCCAACATAACACATTAATGAACCAGAAACAAGCAAGAACGGCTTAAGACACAAGCTCAACGGAGCAGCGAAGTTACCTCAAAATCAACAATCTCAGAGTCTAAATGCCTCTCAAACTTCAAAGCAAGCTGACCTAGCTCATAAACTTTGACCTGTGGTGGATATATACCTGATTCATTCAACAACGTATCAGTGAAAAACTCACACCACAAAACATTCTTCACcaagaaataacaaaaaaaaagaaaatgaaaacttaccTGAAGCAATCAGATACTCTCCATCAGGAGTAGATTTAATTCTAGTAGTAGCAGTCTCAAACTTCAAATCCTGTATAAGCTCCACTCTCTGCATATACTCTGATACCCACAAAACAAAACTTGAATTTGAGAAACTTTACAAAGATATCATTAAGCTAGCAACTAAGAGAGCAAAAACCTAAAGGAAAAGGAacatttgaatttgaaaaactttacaaaatatattatttaagctGACAACTAAGAGAGCCAACCCTAAAGCTAAACCCACATCACAGATAACAAAAAGGAGGAGACTTTGAGCAGAGATTCGAGCACAAAGATAGATACTTACGGGGGTTTTTGCGGAGAGCTCGTTGCTTCTTAGGGTTAAGCCAAGTGGCAACGTTGGGTGCAGATGAAACATGGTATAGCTTAACTCCGTTGATGGAGGTCGACTTCAGTCTATCTCCGTATGTCGCCATCTTCAGACAACTATACTCTTCTTCCCTTGACGGCGAGTTGCAGAGAAAGAACCAATGTAATAAAAACGGAAGGAACCGCCACTTTGTGGTTGGTCGTTTCTTTATTGGGCCTtttaaaaccctaaattttaatgCGCCTACGTAAATTACGATGGGCCTTTAAAATCCTAGACCCTAAGACTAATTGA is part of the Brassica rapa cultivar Chiifu-401-42 chromosome A09, CAAS_Brap_v3.01, whole genome shotgun sequence genome and harbors:
- the LOC103841603 gene encoding nucleolar protein 10 gives rise to the protein MATYGDRLKSTSINGVKLYHVSSAPNVATWLNPKKQRALRKNPQYMQRVELIQDLKFETATTRIKSTPDGEYLIASGIYPPQVKVYELGQLALKFERHLDSEIVDFEVLDDDYSKLAFLCADRSIHLHAKYGKHHTLRIPRMGRDMTYDNWSCDLLCAASSPDLYRINLEQGRFLSPLTTQSPALNVVSRSNLHGLVACGGEDGAVECFDMRMKSSAARINAVTHGGDAASEVTAIEFDDSEGLQVAVGSSAGKVFIYDLRTSAPIHVKDHMYESPILSIKWQRTLNTQQPKLITTDKQIVRIWDPNTGEGMTSIQPSGGGINDICVFPGSGLMLLALDSSLIPSYFIPELGPAPKWCSPLENLTEEMEETGQTTIYDNYKFVTKEDLEKLQMTHLIGTDLLKAQMHGYFVNHNLYKKALTVADPFAYDKYLEDQKQKKLEADRSQRITKKRRLPKVNRDLAATLQNEEDGEEEKKSVEDEEAAKKASKKKKLGLSDENFTDGRFGAMFQNPDFQIDPESYEYGVLHPVASSKKQPSLLDEHFEAVTDDDENSDSDASQGSDDESEDGRPSKKSKTPKLFEVKDERHAEAFHHRRSLAKEVSLPMGERVKALENRRGNFGGSKDVKFGPGGSRELSFNARRSSTYKEDRDDRDDEDGDGQRNKRRGVQSLGLKQDVVRGGFRGRGGGGFRGRGGGGSRGRGGGGRGGGGGFRGRGGRGGGGRGRR